TCAGAGCCGCGCGCAAGGCGCGGGCGGGTTTTTCCGCAAACCTTTCGATGCCCAGGCCCTGCTGGCGGCCATCGCCAACGCTTTGCATAAATCGACAGATGGAGGGTAACATGAGAGTTGACCAGCCGTTGCTGCGGAGATCGGCGCCGTTATCATTGCAATACAGATCTGAAGAGGCTGAGCCGCTCGTCCTTATCGTCGATGACGACGTATCGGTTCGCGAGGCGCTGTCGGAGCTGATCCTGTCGGCGGGTTTCCGATCGGCCAGTTATGCCTCGACCCGCGAACTGCTTGACGCCGACATCCTGGATAGTCCCGGCTGCCTGATCCTCGACGTGCGGATGCCGGGGGCAAGCGGCCTCCACTTGCAGCGTCATCTGGCCGAAAACGGCATTCCCAAGCCGATCATCTTCCTGACGGGCCATGGCGACATCCCGATGACCGTCCAGGCGATGAAGGCCGGCGCCGTGGACTTTCTCACCAAGCCGGTGCGAGACCAGACGCTGCTCGACGCCATCACCGCAGCCATAACGATGGATACCGAACGAAGGGCGGAAGCCGCGGTCTCCAAGCGCAACATCGAGCGCCTGGAGACGCTGACGCAGCGTGAACGCGAAGTTCTGCACGAAGTGGCGCACGGCCGTCTCAACAAACAGATCGCCTTCGATCTCGGCATCAGTGAAGTGACGGTCAAACTGCATCGCAGCAATGTCATGCACAAGATGGAGGCCGCTTCGATCGGCGAACTGATCCGGGCATGGGAGACATTGCCGGCGCAGATGCGTCAGGCTGGGTCGCGTTAGCTTTTAGCCACATGCCTATAAGGGGTGCAGGCTGTCCAATTTAATGCGCACCGTATCCGATTCGCGCCAAAAAAGACGATCCGGCACCGACAATGGGTTTCGGCGCCGCACCCTTGCGTTATCTCTAAATTAAAGCTCGGGGATATGATCAGGTGCCCGGCTTTGATTCCCCAAAGGAGATCACGCCTTGAACAATCTATCGTCCGCCGCGCCTTCCCCTGAAACCGACGCCTTCGGCAACGAAGCAACATTCCTGTCGGCCCTGGGGAATGCCAAACGGCTTCACATTCTGCATCTGTTGAGCGCAGGAGAAATGTCCGTGACCGTCCTGGCTGACG
This sequence is a window from Rhizobium sp. CIAT894. Protein-coding genes within it:
- a CDS encoding response regulator transcription factor, producing MRVDQPLLRRSAPLSLQYRSEEAEPLVLIVDDDVSVREALSELILSAGFRSASYASTRELLDADILDSPGCLILDVRMPGASGLHLQRHLAENGIPKPIIFLTGHGDIPMTVQAMKAGAVDFLTKPVRDQTLLDAITAAITMDTERRAEAAVSKRNIERLETLTQREREVLHEVAHGRLNKQIAFDLGISEVTVKLHRSNVMHKMEAASIGELIRAWETLPAQMRQAGSR